AGTTTGCTACTCGTCTTTCCAACGTTTTTGTCATTGGCGAGACTGGCAAGAGTTGGATTTCTTTGCCCAAGGGTAAGGGTGTCAAGCTCAGCATTACCGAAGAGCGTGACCGCAGACGTGCTCTCAAGGGACTTGCctaaatattattttttcaaaaagcaaatgcaCATTTTGTTATAATATGATGGATGCGTTTTCGTAATTTTGTGTTGATTTTAAGACATGTAACTTTAAACTCATTTTAGATATGTCGCGTGCATAAGTAATAGTAGCATTAATAATTCTTGTAAATCGTTGTGTTGTGTGACCtgtctttttaaaaattcaatgaTGATCTTCGATAATACTTTCGAATTCACCAGTTGGAGAGGTTTGTTAGCTAAAGAATGTGAATAATTTCTTAGTTGGATATGCGTGTTGGTAAAATACTCTAGTTTTCTTATTTGTTACTAAATTTCAAGTCAAACGTAATAcaacaaaacaatttcctACGAGCGAAAGCGaggttaaatttttttctagtagaattatatttttgaaaaaactaACTGAGAAGAGTCACATTGTTGGCAGGTAAACATCAACAACCAAAAAGGCTACGTGAATAGTGAGCGCTTGGCCGCAAGTTTTATGGTTACTTAAACTCGTATCCTTATTTAGAATAATGACGAAATTGGACGTCTACCATAATACAGAGAGATACGCAATTTTCATAGACTTTAAGCATTGAAGCTGTAGTTGAATATCTTTGATTAAGCCGCTCTGCTGTAACAATTTGGAATTATTGACTTAATGTCTAGCGCTAAAAGAAGACTATACAGTTTAATTCGTAAGAAATTACATTACTTTATAGTTGCTAACTGCAGAAAATGCGACCGAGCCGTACGCTTTTGAACCAGATCTAGCGGTTAATTTGGATATCGCTGATTTGATTAATCAAACTGGCGGAAATTTGTAGGAAATTCACTTATAATATTGATTATACTAACgtgtttattattttataggCCTCGAGAAGCTGCCTTTGCCATTGTTCGTAAGGTCAATGATCGCAATCCAACAGTTGCCTATCTGGCTTTAAATGTATGTtctgttttaatttttcacaACTTTGTTTTTCACTTAGAAGTTACTTCGCATTATTTGATATGGTACTGCTTTTATAActtgtttattttctgaACGAAACAATCTTAAGTGCTGAACCTTCAGAATTCCAATCTGGTTATTGTGATTTGTATAAAATagatttttgttaaatttattataaattttgctgagccctttttttttcacgtttttttcaaatgccTTTTGTGCTAACATTTTCTAGCTTCTTGATATTTGCGTCAAAAATTGTGGATATGCCTTTCGTTTACAAATTGCTTCTAAAGAATTCTTAAACGAATTAGTAAGAAGATTTCCAGAGCGCCCACCTTCTCGCTTGAACAAAATCCAAGTCAtgattctttctttaattgaGGAATGGCGGAAAACCATTTGTCGTGTTGATCGTTATAAAGAAGACCTCGGTTTTATTAGGGATATGCACCGACTTTTATCTTACAAAGGTTTGTATTCAGTTAACTTGAAATCTCGATTATAATTTCCGAGTTAACCACTTTAGGCTATACATTTCCTGAAATCGATAAAGAGAATCTTGCTGTTTTAAGTCAAAAATCTGTTCTAAAAACAGCAGAAGAACTTGAAAAGGAAGACAGAGAAGCTATGTCTGCTAAACTACAGGAACTAATTCGTCGCGGTACTCCGGCAGATTTGGCTGAAGCCAACAAACTTATGAAAGTTATGGCTGGTTACGACACTgagcaaaagcaaaaatataagGAACATGTTCTCGTAGATTTAGAAAAagtcaaaagaaaagcagcTCTGTTTGGTGAAATGTTGAATGAAGTTTCTGAATCCGATAAACTAGCCAGTGGTGATTTGTACGATGAGCTGGCCTATTCCTTGAAGGCTGCTCAGCGTAAGGTTGATAAGATATTAGAAGAAATGAGTCCGGAAGATGACTCTTACGTGACTGTTAGCGATTTGAAATCGTTAATCGCATCTTTACTGACCCAATATGACCACTTACTGGAAGGCGATTTTTCATCAGCTCGTACCGTTGCTGCCGATAACAATTCGCTTCTTCAAGCTACTACTGAATCGGCAAAGAGTAATTCCAAAACCTCGGCTAATGCATCTAATACTCAAAGTGCCATGGATTTACTTATCGATTTAGACATAGGATCTGATGCTCAATCTCCTTCTTTACCAGCCTCATCTTCTCAAATGCctacttcttcttttaatatgGAAAGTCTTTCGCAAAGTCTTTTGGGTACTGTCGAAGCGCCTGCCGAAGTTGGTGCCATCTCGCTTACTGAATCTTTCAATTCCCCCGTGTCTAATTCATCGCCCAATGTTCCCattaacaattttactTCTACTTGCGCATTTGAAAACTCTCACTTAAATTTTCAGATAACCCCTAAAAGTAAAACTAGAGATCAAGTAGTTTTACTGGCTACTTACACTAATTTAAGTCCCTATGATACTGTCGAGAATTTACAATCGTTTATTGCAGTTCCCAAGgtatgtttattttttttactggATATGCTCTAACCTTCAATAGAAATATAATCTTGTACTTCAACCCCAATCTGGAACTAATCTTTCACCTCTCCAGAAAGACGGTATTTACCAGGAAATGATTGTGACTAAGTTACTGGATGTCACAGAACTACCTGTACGGTTTAAACTGACTTACAAGGTAAATGGTAGGTCCCAAGAATACACTGGTCAATCTTCAATTAGGCTACTCTAAAGTTTATCTTTATTATCACTAAGTATATCATTTACACTATCTAAGTAATTTCCTTATACCACTTAACAATTTCGTCGACTATGAAATACATTATGTAACGTAACAGAAGAGAAGCAAATTTTAAGTAACTAAGAATTGCACATTATTTTCCccaattttttagtaaGCCTCATTTAAAAGTTGAGCTCTAATCCCACTGAATTCCAACCCATTCTACTGCATAACCAACTCTATCTTTGTTGATCGGAGGATTGCAATCCATCGAACATGTAGCGACCAGTATAGTAGACCATTCTGCTATTTCGTCATTGAGAATGGATATCGCATGTGGCATAAGCTGCATTTCGAATAAACGAGGCGATTTGCAAAGAGGGCACAGCGGCACCGggctttttccaaaattagTAACAGACTTCAGTTGCTGACCGAGCTTATCTCTACCAGATGCAAGCAGTGGTGTACCACCTCGTTCATAACGTAGACATTGAGTTGGGTTATGGGATATCTTTTCGCTGAATAGTCTAAACGTTTTTTCATACACACTAGGGGATTTCTCATAACTTTCTTTCTCCCAAGCTTCACTGCTGTCATTCAAGTATGGGgtgtaatttttaaaagtactAAAATCATCTTTTTTAGAGTTCACTTTATTCTGTGGTACATACTCTAAATCCAATCCCAAAAACATCCCCTGAAATGCTTCAGTAACGGGATAGGTGTAAGTCTCGGTGACTGGTGGATGTACAGACATACCAGAGGTTGTTAAAGCTAtatgttttgttttagtttttgCCTGGGTTTTCTGCTGATCGGTAATGCTTTGTTGAGCTTTAGCAGCAAAAGAGGGTTTGCTGAAGACATTGCTACTCGGTTTACTGGGGTTGACATCCGTGGATAGAGAAAATGGATTGTTTGCGGATGTAGCATCTGAAAAGGGATTCAGTCCTCTACTAGATTCAGAAGTAATCGCAAACGGgttcacttttttttccttcggtgaagattttttttcttcaaggTGAGATATAGCTTTTGGTGATTTGACAGCCTCAATGTCACTTTTTAGGGGAAGCCTCACTCCTCTGACACAAACTATTGAATTTGGAACACGTCGACACGAAGGATTATGACAACCCCAGACATACAAAGCTCGTTCTTTGAGATTATCACCTTCCAACGGAGCATAGCATTGAAGAAGCAACCGacataaatttttgcaatttccacatttaattatattgGGATTCAGTGAACATCCGTCAAAAAATACTGGAAACCCTCCTAGAAATGTGGAGTATTCATCTGGCTTATCTTCTTGGGAAATAGGGACGTCTGGAAAACCTAACCAAGCCTGAGTCTGAACCCATTTTTGAGACATGGTTTGAGTGTTCAATTGCAAAGAGACCACAATGTGTAACCAGTAATCAATACAGGTATGTACATAATTTTAGACGACataaaattcatcaaatttcgttaaaatgcgttaaaatttatttgtgAATCTATGCATGTTCAACTTTATAAACGTAATGAAAGCAAACTACCGGATTTGAAGAAAGCAAATGCTTGTTTTAAGcactttttccaaaataaaCATCAACAACATGCTTTGGAACGTTGAATCCAAGTAAGGAAAGTGCCCacattataaaaaacattggTATGGGAAGAAGAAGGGCGTgagtattttttaagaaaggAAGAACTATCATTATGTTAGTGAAATTTCTAGTAATCATCATTATAGACATCGTCATAAAAAGAGCTAAACGATgatagaaaaacaaaattggCCTACTTTGATATCCAATAAATGTTAAATATGAGTAATAACATAGAGCAACTAAATAAAGCGTATTTCCCATGAATAATGAAATGCTAGAAAAAGTTAATATAGGAAGAAAAACGAAGCTAAGTTAatataagaaaaacaaCTCACAAATTATCTCGTGTAATGACTGGTAACAAAAACAACTGAATCACATAAAGAAgaacaaaagaaggaaaaaaagaattacaGTGTACATCGAAGCAGTAATTCCATTCCAGCTGATAATCTGTCGAACTTAAAATGGTATCATtacttttcattaaaaatcgTTTCGCAATAAAGTAATACATAGTAGCCATAATCACACCGACAGCTCCAAAGTCTACAAATAACATGAAAGTAATCGTCGTAACATATCCTTTCGGAGTGTTCATGTAAAACAAAGCCCACAACAAAGCACTAATTACTATCATACatgaaaaaagaacgaTAAACGAAAAATCCTCTCGACCATATCTGTTGATGTTTTCTATAAATTGTGT
This region of Schizosaccharomyces pombe strain 972h- genome assembly, chromosome: II genomic DNA includes:
- the mug16 gene encoding UNC-50 family protein, implicated in vesicle-mediated transport, translated to MSRSFRNGFRLLKLSQMDFERAWWDMANLFRAPRRVYRSITLRKQNINRYGREDFSFIVLFSCMIVISALLWALFYMNTPKGYVTTITFMLFVDFGAVGVIMATMYYFIAKRFLMKSNDTILSSTDYQLEWNYCFDVHCNSFFPSFVLLYVIQLFLLPVITRDNFISLFMGNTLYLVALCYYSYLTFIGYQILPFLKNTHALLLPIPMFFIMWALSLLGFNVPKHVVDVYFGKSA
- the gga22 gene encoding adaptin yields the protein MSSAKRRLYSLIQNATEPYAFEPDLAVNLDIADLINQTGGNLPREAAFAIVRKVNDRNPTVAYLALNLLDICVKNCGYAFRLQIASKEFLNELVRRFPERPPSRLNKIQVMILSLIEEWRKTICRVDRYKEDLGFIRDMHRLLSYKGYTFPEIDKENLAVLSQKSVLKTAEELEKEDREAMSAKLQELIRRGTPADLAEANKLMKVMAGYDTEQKQKYKEHVLVDLEKVKRKAALFGEMLNEVSESDKLASGDLYDELAYSLKAAQRKVDKILEEMSPEDDSYVTVSDLKSLIASLLTQYDHLLEGDFSSARTVAADNNSLLQATTESAKSNSKTSANASNTQSAMDLLIDLDIGSDAQSPSLPASSSQMPTSSFNMESLSQSLLGTVEAPAEVGAISLTESFNSPVSNSSPNVPINNFTSTCAFENSHLNFQITPKSKTRDQVVLLATYTNLSPYDTVENLQSFIAVPKKYNLVLQPQSGTNLSPLQKDGIYQEMIVTKLLDVTELPVRFKLTYKVNGRSQEYTGQSSIRLL
- the tsr401 gene encoding 20S rRNA accumulation protein 4; this encodes MSQKWVQTQAWLGFPDVPISQEDKPDEYSTFLGGFPVFFDGCSLNPNIIKCGNCKNLCRLLLQCYAPLEGDNLKERALYVWGCHNPSCRRVPNSIVCVRGVRLPLKSDIEAVKSPKAISHLEEKKSSPKEKKVNPFAITSESSRGLNPFSDATSANNPFSLSTDVNPSKPSSNVFSKPSFAAKAQQSITDQQKTQAKTKTKHIALTTSGMSVHPPVTETYTYPVTEAFQGMFLGLDLEYVPQNKVNSKKDDFSTFKNYTPYLNDSSEAWEKESYEKSPSVYEKTFRLFSEKISHNPTQCLRYERGGTPLLASGRDKLGQQLKSVTNFGKSPVPLCPLCKSPRLFEMQLMPHAISILNDEIAEWSTILVATCSMDCNPPINKDRVGYAVEWVGIQWD